The Tigriopus californicus strain San Diego chromosome 10, Tcal_SD_v2.1, whole genome shotgun sequence region NNNNNNNNNNNNNNNNNNNNNNNNNNNNNNNNNNNNNNNNNNNNNNNNNNNNNNNNNNNNNNNNNNNNNNNNNNNNNNNNNNNNNNNNNNNNNNNNNNNNNNNNNNNNNNNNNNNNNNNNNNNNNNNNNNNNNNNNNNNNNNNNNNNNNNNNNNNNNNNNNNNNNNNNNNNNNNNNNNNNNNNNNNNNNNNNNNNNNNNNNNNNNNNNNNNNNNNNNNNNNNNNNNNNNNNNNNNNNNNNNNNNNNNNNNNNNNNNNNNNNNNNNNNNNNNNNNNNNNNNNNNNNNNNNNNNNNNNNNNNNNNNNNNNNNNNNNNNNNNNNNNNNNNNNNNNNNNNNNNNNNNNNNNNNNNNNNNNNNNNNNNNNNNNNNNNNNNNNNNNNNNNNNNNNNNNNNNNNNNNNNNNNNNNNNNNNNNNNNNNNNNNNNNNNNNNNNNNNNNNNNNNNNNNNNNgacaatctacctttgaacatcccttcttagTATTgcacttctcaaggccgaacttgaaaagtttttgacaccatttagggtgctCAAACTGAccgccttttccttcttcaggacaaggctgttttcgataaacaggacagattattttctttacaactgtcttttcttgcgctttttcaagaggagatactacttcaacctctacattggtcaaataagtcgacttctcaactactgggtgagcctgttcttcaagcagcaccctgggttcattgacccaagcaactaaagcctctataataaattaaagcctctataataaaatAAAGCCTCGATAATAAagtaaagcctctataataaagtaaagcctctataataaagattatccaaatatttaaatCGCCAGTGATGCAAACTTGGCGTTTCAAGAtggttttatcgaagctgacctttcctcatatagcaatgtgaaagaaagtTCAGTTTCtgaaaaacgtgtttgaagtctCTAAATTGCATCACTGATACTGGTCTCAGCAAAGAcacgaacctgccagagcttgcctaatTGTCTCCATAAGGCTATTGTGCAGGTCCTTTGAAGGTAAGTATTGTATGTCTTCAGTTGTTAATGGCTTTTAATGCTGTAACTACAATACGATCGGCTGCAGAGGGCATGTGGGATGTTGGTCCCTTCAGAAAGGGACTTGATTTTACAATTTCCAACACCTAAATGGACCCTAGTTATATTCTTACTTTTGGTGACTACATGAAATATACCTCGATCGTCCCGTTTTGGCTAAGATGGAccgattttcaaaataataccTTCATTTTTATTCCAAACACATTTGGTTTAGCGCAAGTTTCTGTGGAACCAGTGTTTTCACCGTGGGAGTACAAAAATATGGTTTTCAGGGCCCTGCTCAACTCACCATTGGTTTGCTCGATCGACCGTTTCTGCTTCAGTGCTTCGATAGGCACATTTAAAAGGCTTAAACCACTCTAGAATTTAATTCAAGCCCATTTGGTTTTCTACAGTTTCCCCTCAATTCATCGGTTGGGGCGTGGCAAACGTGTTTGTTTTGGCCCTcgcattcactcactcacaataGAGCGTTGACCCTACAACAGAGCCAGACACGAACGATCGAGTTTTTCGACCGCGGATTTCAACTTTGCATTAGAGCCACGCCCTAACTATGCAAGCTATGGACTCAAACTCAACGGGAGGGCACAGGCCACTTATGGTAAAACCTACCTATTCTGTTTAAAGTAAATCTTTTACCACAACTCGACACGAAAGTTCCCGCCATGGGGCAGGTCTGGAACAGCTATCGAGCGTTTGCCCTACTAAAGAGCTCAACACGAACGACNNNNNNNNNNNNNNNNNNNNNNNNNNNNNNNNNNNNNNNNNNNNNNNNNNNNNNNNNNNNNNNNNNNNNNNNNNNNNNNNNNNNNNNNNNNNNNNNNNNNNNNNNNNNNNNNNNNNNNNNNNNNNNNNNNNNNNNNNNNNNNNNNNNNNNNNNNNNNNNNNNNNNNNNNNNNNNNNNNNNNNNNNNNNNNNNNNNNNNNNNNNNNNNNNNNNNNNNNNNNNNNNNNNNNNNNNNNNNNNNNNNNNNNNNNNNNNNNNNNNNNNNNNNNNNNNNNNNNNNNNNNNNNNNNNNNNNNNNNNNNNNNNNNNNNNNNNNNNNNNNNNNNNNNNNNNNNNNNNNNNNNNNNNNNNNNNNNNNNNNNNNNNNNNNNNNNNNNNNNNNNNNNNNNNNNNNNNNNNNNNNNNNNNNNNNNNNNNNNNNNNNNNNNNNNNNNNNNNNNNNNNNNNNNNNNNNNNNNNNNNNNNNNNNNNNNNNNNNNNNNNNNNNNNNNNNNNNNNNNNNNNNNNNNNNNNNNNNNNNNNNNNNNNNNNNNNNNNNNNNNNNNNNNNNNNNNNNNNNNNNNNNNNNNNNNNNNNNNNNNNNNNNNNNNNNNNNNNNNNNNNNNNNNNNNNNNNNNNNNNNNNNNNNNNNNNNNNNNNNNNNNNNNNNNNNNNNNNNNNNNNNNNNNNNNNNNNNNNNNNNNNNNNNNNNNNNNNNNNNNNNNNNNNNNNNNNNNNNNNNNNNNNNNNNNNNNNNNNNNNNNNNNNNNNNNNNNNNNNNNNNNNNNNNNNNNNNNNNNNNNNNNNNNNNNNNNNNNNNNNNNNNNNNNNNNNNNNNNNNNNNNNNNNNNNNNNNNNNNNNNNNNNNNNNNNNNNNNNNNNNNNNNNNNNNNNNNNNNNNNNNNNNNNNNNNNNNNNNNNNNNNNNNNNNNNNNNNNNNNNNNNNNNNNNNNNNNNNNNNNNNNNNNNNNNNNNNNNNNNNNNNNNNNNNNNNNNNNNNNNNNNNNNNNNNNNNNNNNNNNACCAAGCCAGTTTGGAGTTGTTTTTGAGCacctttgaaaaacattttcaatgttgGGCCCATCCACTTCTATTAGCCTTGTGAAGGAATATAAATAGAACGAAAAATGTAGCAAAGCCATCtcattttgggtatttttgaggagggagaatttagacaaCTTCGCAATCAACCTGCAACAGATTAAagctgaatttgtcatttattttaaTTTGGCTGCTTCTTGAGGCAAATTGCATTAAGATATTGAGTCAAGCACAGTAACAGAACGATACCAAAAATTACGTATTCTTTTCTTAGCGGTTTGTAAGACAGCATTATTTGAGAGCTGAAAATTCACATGAATCACGATGCAAATTGGTTGCgattagagggcttgtcagagaaaaagtcactccaatcaagccacttgaggctttgctttgaacacatttcggTAATGGGGCAGAAGGGTGTCGGACTGATCGACTTCTCgtgcgttactcagtttcaaccaaagcagacaaacgagccatcaactcactggctccctgaaatAGGAACTTGATcttgagaatcacgtaactaaatgtttCAAGGCCGATCCGATCAAACTCCAtcaggcagccgcgagggaagcaaaaaaaaatctcagaaatctcgtgagtgcCGTTTCTCTGATTAGCCCTTTAATTGCCAGTGATNNNNNNNNNNNNNNNNNNNNNNNNNNNNNNNNNNNNNNNNNNNATTATTGGGGAAGATTGAAGGTTATGTGTGAGTTGTGTGGCATTTTTAAGTTGATTCGAATTTTAACAGGGATAAAACAGGGCTCTAGAGGATTTTTTGGATCGAATCATAGCCCTCATACTTGAGTTTTGAACGGGTATCCGAGAACTTCACGGGTCCCTGAATGTGGAATACCAGCCatgacaaattcaaagtgGTTATTAAACTGTAATAACATGACGTCTCGTATTGCTATACCTAATGCAAATTAAGCCAATCGTCAATTGGCTTGTGCCTTGGCTAGTCTCATCTTGTATGAATGGCTGTGATGTTGTTCCAATCAGGGTTCTAAATAACTGCGCCGAAGGGTTTCATACCTTCAAATCTACCAAGCCAGTTTGGAGTTGTTTTTGAGCacctttgaaaaacattttcaatgttgGGCCCATCCACNNNNNNNNNNNNNNNNNNNNNNNNNNNNNNNNNNNNACTATTCGAAGCAATAGGCCTGGAAATCAAGGGAGGCACAATCACGAGTCCCGTCAGTTTGTCCAGCTGATTGACTGAATGTCGGAGAGGATCACAAATTCACAATaagaacataaaaaaaaaaaagacaactgAACAAAAGGGCAGAAGAGTTTACTCTTGTTTGCCCAGACGTTTCTTGGCGGGCGTGCCTTCGAAATAGGCTTTATAGATAAATACGCCCAAAGCCAGATGCAGGACCACGATGGCCGCAACAGCGGACATGACATTGGCAGCGATGCCCTCACCCGCGTGATCCGCGGGAGCGAGTCCCCAGACTCCGAGGCCGGCCTTGCAGCCGAAGAACGTGATGATGGGCGCGAGAATGATCAAACCGCAATACTTCAAAACCGACAAGAAACTGGCAAACGACACCGATGGGTCCGGATCTTCTTGAGCGGGCCACGAATGCGATGTCTGGCCTTTCAGGTCGAGCATGGAATCTTCGGACATGGTGGGGGCGATGGATGGAGGCGTGTCGTGACGGGCCACTCCTACTCAGACGTTGGAGAGATTGGAGCTCTGCGGTTTGTTCCGTAACTATATTCAGGGCATGTTCAGCCAGTCTCAGTTTGGCCAAAGCATCTCCTTGNNNNNNNNNNNNNNNNNNNNNNNNNNNNNNNNNNNNNNNNNNNNNNNNNNNNNNNNNNNNNNNNNNNNNNNNNNNNNNNNNNNNNNNNNNNNNNNNNNNNNNNNNNNNNNNNNNNNNNNNNNNNNNNNNNNNNNNNNNNNNNNNNNNNNNNNNNNNNNNNNNNNNNNNNNNNNNNNNNNNNNNNNNNNNNNNNNNNNNNNNNNNNNNNNNNNNNNNNNNNNNNNNNNNNNNNNNNNNNNNNNNNNNNNNNNNNNNNNNNNNNNNNNNNNNNNNNNNNNNNNNNNNNNNNNNNNNNNNNNNNNNNNNNNNNNNNNNNNNNNNNNNNNNNNNNNNNNNNNNNNNNNNNNNNNNNNNNNNNNNNNNNNNNNNNNNNNNNNNNNNNNNNNNNNNNNNNNNNNNNNNNNNNNNNNNNNNNNNNNNNNNNNNNNNNNNNNNNNNNNNNNNNNNNNNNNNNNNNNNNNNNNNNNNNNNNNNNNNNNNNNNNNNNNNNNNNNNNNNNNNNNNNNNNNNNNNNNNNNNNNNNNNNNNNNNNNNNNNNNNNNNNNNNNNNNNNNNNNNNNNNNNNNNNNNNNNNNNNNNNNNNNNNNNNNNNNNNNNNNNNNNNNNNNNNNNNNNNNNNNNNNNNNNNNNNNNNNNNNNNNNNNNNNNNNNNNNNNNNNNNNNNNNNNNNNNNNNNNNNNNNNNNNNNNNNNNNNNNNNNNNNNNNNNNNNNNNNNNNNNNNNNNNNNNNNNNNNNNNNNNNNNNNNNNNNNNNNNNNNNNNNNNNNNNNNNNNNNNNNNNNNNNNNNNNNNNNNNNNNNNNNNNNNNNNNNNNNNNNNNNNNNNNNNNNNNNNNNNNNNNNNNNNNNNNNNNNNNNNNNNNNNNNNNNNNNNNNNNNNNNNNNNNNNNNNNNNNNNNNNNNNNNNNNNNNNNNNNNNNNNNNNNNNNNNNNNNNNNNNNNNNNNNNNNNNNNNNNNNNNNNNNNNNNNNNNNNNNNNNNNNNNNNNNNNNNNNNNNNNNGATCTATATTCAGGCTTAATATTTATTCATGAAGGTTTGACATTGTGTCCTCTAGGCTGCCATGACAAAAGTAAAGGCATAGAGATAGGTTTGTCGAAACTTCGCCATGAATATAGTGTCATTCGAAAAATTAAGGTGTAATTTTAAGAAACAGGTTGTACCTTGTTTTagaatatttttcactttttttttttgaccttgtGAATAATCAAATCAACTTGATTGCGACAGATCAGAGAAGAGTAGGAGGGAGCAAATTGTCATGAGACATGTGATCCATGGACATCTTTTATCCTCTATCGATCTacttatttgattttgatgctcaTGCATATTGTTTAGGCCCAAGAATTTGCTGAAAACGTAAAGTCACAGAATAAGGTTCACCAATCCTTTCAAATCGATCATATTGTAACGTTATAATTCATAGGTAACATAACATATCtgtaaaaatgtgcaaatttttAATCTAACAGCTGAGCCTTTTGTCCTCAATCATTCAACCTGCCCACTCCCAACAATGACTGAATGCCCTTGTATTTCCAGATCCGAAAGGGCGTGTTCGGCTCGAACAATGTGAAGGTGGCCTTGACCTTAGAAGACCTGGCCTACGTCACCTACGTGCAGGAATACAATTGCGGCAACTTTGCCGAGTCCCGCGATATGGCCTACTCGGCTCTGCGCATCCTCGAGCACCGCCTACCCAAGCACCACCTCCTCAAGGCCAGTGCCAAGCGCGTCGTGGCCCTCATCATCGAAGAAATGGCCGTGGACGACACGAACCAGACCAAGAAGCAATGCTTACTCGAGCAAGCCGAGCGGCTCCACCTTTCGTCATTGAGTTTGGCCAAGGCCGCTTTTGGCGAGATGAACGTGCAGACGGCCAAGCACTACGGCAATTTGGGCCGACTCTACCAAAGCATGGGTCGGTTCAAGCAAGCCGAGGAGAAGCATCTCAAGGCCATTGACATCAAGGAGAAGCTCTTGGGCAAGGACGACTACGAAGTGTGTCTAAGTGTGGGCCATTTGGCCTCGCTCTACAACTACGAGCTCAAGGACTATGACAAGGCCGAGAAGTTGTATCTCCGGAGTGTGCGCATCAGTGAGACTCTCTTTGGTCCGGCCTATTCGGAATTGGAGTACGATTACCGCGGACTCATCCAGTTGTACCAGCAATTGGAGGACTATGACAAATACTTGGAGTACTTCCATAAGTTCGAGAACTGGAAACTCCTCCGAGATCGACgacatgaagaagaagaacgcGAGAACCAGAATGTGGCCGCCAAGGTCCGGATGGCCTTGCCAGAAATTGTGAAGGCCGTGGTGACCGAGGGAGGGCCTCATTGAGAGGTGGAGCCCCAATTCAACGAGTTGTCAGATACTACTACACTTAGTCTCAGCCACGATTGGAACCATGATGTTTTTGCCACCACACGAGATTAATActaataatgatgatgctcTTGATGTTACCGGATATTGAAATGGCGGTGGGGTTGGCCGATTTCTGTTGTCCGATGATGGTTCTCCTTCTCCACTGATCACTTTATTTTGACGTATATCATTTTCTGTTTGAATTACCTTTCAAAAAAGCGGTTAAATATCAAGATTTCTATTGAACGCCTCGGCTTACTTCGCTTCAGCATGTTGACACCTTTTCTTTACTTCTATTTATTGGACGATTCcatagaaaaatattttcacaagAGTCCCTGGATGCAGTAATATTGATAAGAGACGTTCAAATGATGAGCGGCAATATAAAAAAAGCCGATTCGCATGTTCATGTCACGATAATTGCCCTGGAAAATACATTCATTTTAACTCCTGAAGACGACGGTTGATAAATTGAGGTTTTAAGGTTGAGAGAAATGAAGGTAAGTGAATACGCTATGTGGTCTGGGATGAGGCCGAGGTAACATTTCAAGTCGGGAAGCTTTGTATCCATCTTGTTTTAAAGCTGTCATCTAACTAACTCCTGGTTGATTTCTCATTTGAACACGATGCCATCGCTCGTCTTGAGAAAGTTCCTGATCTGACGGTGAAAGTTGGGCGCACTCCAGATCTCCTGGAGCTCCTTGGTCTCCTCATCCATTACAGGAGACACCTGGCGCAACAGCCTTTTCTTTTGCAAGGCCTTCGTGGCCTTTAGCCCCTCATAGTTGAGCTTCTCGAGGTTTTCCAATCGAGGCACGAGTTCTTCAAAGAGTCGATCGGGCCAAAATACTTCGGTCACAAGTCCCAAGGCTTTGGCCTCTTCAGCCGTCTTCATCTGCCCCAAAAGGATCATTTCGTTAAAAGCTGGGGCCTTCATGGTCTCGGAGGCGAATCCCTCGGGGATGTACCCAATATTAGGACTGTCTAACTGAAACGTGGCCTTGTCGCTCGCGTACACCAAGTCCAAATAGGGCAGGAGGGTCACGCCCAGACCTCTGGCCACGCCATTGACCGCCCCTACCGTCAATTTTGGATAGGACACGATGAACTTGATGAACGTCTTGATGCCTTTCGACATGATATCGGCGGATTTCTTCTGCTTCTCAATCGAGTCAAAGGCCAGCAAGGTCAAGTCCACACCTTGACAAAACAGGTCGCCCAAACCACTGAAGACCACGGCCTTGCACGTAGGATCGTCCAAGAGGATCTGCATGGCATCAATGATCTCCTCGAACACGTTAATGTTGAACGAGAACTGCATACCCGTGGTCCCAGGGGTGAAGATGATCTGAGCAAACGTTGGATAACTCCGCACCACGATCTCTCGATATTGTTTTGTGATGTTGCTGACACAAAGGAGCATTCGGCTTCCGATCCGGGCTCGCTTGGGGATCTTCCGAGGATTATTGTTGCTGGGTGAGGACCAAACTGGACCTCGTCCTGCACTAAACATGGCCGCACCCGCAGTCAGGTTCGACAGCGAGGAGATGTCCGAAGAAGCCGAGCTGCATCCACTCTCGGTGGGTGAGATATTCAATTCGAGGTTAACGGCAGCCAGAGCTTCCGAGGGCAGCTTGTGGCTCTGATTGCCGCTCCATAGGTCCATGTAGTCCCTCTGTGGGAGCTTCTGCAATTGCTCGAAATTCTTAGGGTTGAGGAGAAGCTCGGGCGTGACGTGAGGACCTTCCTTGACGGGCATTTGAATGATCAAGTCACCTTTGGAGGATGTCTTGGATTTGTTAGTCGACGGTTGGGGCGTAGGAACCCGGGTAGGCAGTATGAATTTCTGATGGCCATTGGCTTTGCGAGCTGGCGGTGCGTGAATGAGGGTGTCCACAGATGGGTTGGAGGCATTGAAGTGCTTCACCTGGGTCTTCCGACGAGAGCCAGACAAACCGTGGAGAAGATGATAAATGCCCTCGTCCTGGTGGAGTTTCGACACCTCGTCTTTGTACacgttcttctttctcgatCCCATTTGCCCCTTGACCTTCATCTCGGTCAGAACATTATTCCCTCGACCACTGTTGACCTTGGGCTCGGCCTTGAATCGCTTCGGATTGGTCAAGGCCAACTCGGAAGGGGGATCCAGGGACTGTCTTTTATCGCCCGAAGTAGCCGGACTTCGAGGACTTCGCGGACTTTGAGTTGAGGGCCGAGATTTCGAGTGCACGGCCTTCATGGGACTGGGCGGGGCGCTGTTGGATTTGTTCTCCTTGGTGTTTTGAGGTGAGGCCATTTTGGGCGAGGAGAGCGTGGATTTGCATCCGCGGTGTCGCTTCATCGCCGGATCCACGTCATTCTTAAAGGTCAGACGAGCGGATTCGATGGCTTGATGCAGGTCCACGGGGCTGTTGGTGGGTGTGTTGTCAGTCTTGGATCTGTTTCGTCCGGTGGCAAATGGAGATGATTTTCGACGAACCGATCCACGGCCAGTCATTTTGAGGATCACCTCAAATGGGTGtgttcactcactcacagaCTTGTGGGCGGCCAATGGGAGAGTCTTTCCAGTCGCCGAGACTTTGGACATATGTGTGTTTCGTGATGAACGGTAGCTGATctgaaatcattaaaaaatagACAAACTTGAGAACAACAGAGGATCCTCGTATCCTAGCttatttggtttcaaattgatgCATGTGGTTGTATTGTTCGCATTTCTCTCGCAAAGACCAGGAAAAGGTTACAATCGACGATGAGCAAGATCGGACTCCTTCTTGTTCTGATGCATGCAGTCCCTGGAAAAGATCACGTTATTGTCCATCTGACCAGGGAGGCAAAACAATTGCCGATCGGAGGTCACAACGCCAAGTTTCGAGGCTCTCGCTTCATCTGTGATAGAAGAGAGTTCTCCTCATTTCTCTGAGTGAAGAGTCCAAAAATACGACAAGTTTCAGGATATTCgttcaaaagtttcaaaatataaaaaaaaagaaaaaaagaaaaagaaaaggtgCTTCATCTCAGAGAAATGAGGACTAGCCTGGTTCGAGTCGAGGTAGGACTTTCAAGACACTCCGGGGAAGAACTTGCGCTTCGGTCTTCTGAACCTCAGCCTCCATATCATCACTCTGCAACATAAGAACATAAGAAACAGGATCATCAATAGAAAGAACCCACCAACAGGTCGAAAGGTTCATCTGTGGCTTACATCTCGCACGGTACTCATCAGTGCTTCAGTCGCCCAAATGAAGGGGGCGTTCATACATTCACGCGTGGCTCTTTGGAGGTCCAGCAAGAACATGGTTTGTCTCACGGCTCCTTGCAACAAATGGTCTTCTAGCGGCCGTTGAAACCAGATCTTCAAGTCTTCCTCAGGGCTGATGCTGCGCACATGACGGAAGTGAAGGGAATTGGCGTCCAATCCGAAATAGGCTTTGGCCAGTTCATTGTAGGTGGATGCAAATTTGGGCATGTACCCGGCATAGACACGCCAGGTCATGAACAACGAGTGCGCGGCCAAGGTGTCGTAAACATTGCTCAGAGTGACTTGGCATTCATGGTGAAGGAAATCCGAGAGAAATCGCACGTCATGGATGACTTTCATGATTACGGGTGACGCCAGGATGTCGCCTAATCCGCGATGAATGATGGCATCCAATCCGAGCAGAGAGAGGTCAAAGACAAAGAGATGAGTTTTAGTGGAGACACTCATTGTGCTGAGGGCACCGCCCCGACTCACATGACCTTGCACGGACACACCGATCAACTTCACGGCATTGATCTCGTCGAGGGCAAATTCAAAGGCGCCGCCGGCAAATCGGTCGATAAAATAGAACTTGCGGGGCACCCACATTAATTCGGGAGGCGTGTCTGGATCCCGCCAAAAGTCCTCGCGAATCCGACCGAATTCAATGAGGAAACGATGGGCGAACTTGTCACCTTCCATGTGACACGAGATCTGAGAGTACTTGGGCATTTGAAAAGGATGAAAGTCTTGCAAATGGAACTCGACCAGCTTCTCCGGTGGTTCCAATTGACGTTGGGTCAGCACAGTGGCCATATCTACATGATGGAGTTGGGTCAAATGGGTATTTAGGTCTCGTCGGCGATCAATCTTGAAGTGGGAGCCGCCCATTTTGGCGGGTTTGACCCCAGCCAAATGGGCCAATTGACTTTCAGCCTCAATCGGCACGGGTTCAGCGGGCGTCAGAGCAGCAGCGGTTCTTATGGATGGATCATCNNNNNNNNNNNNNNNNNNNNNNNNNNNNNNNNNNNNNNNNNNNNNNNNNNNNNNNNNNNNNNNNNNNNNNNNNNNNNNNNNNNNNNNNNNNNNNNNNNNNNNNNNNNNNNNNNNNNNNNNNNNNNNNNNNNNNNNNNNNNNNNNNNNNNNNNNNNNNNNNNNNNNNNNNNNNNNNNNNNNNNNNNNNNNNNNNNNNNNNNNNNNNNNNNNNNNNNNNNNNNNNNNNNNNNNNNNNNNNNNNNNNNNNNNNNNNNNNNNNNNNNNNNNNNNNNNNNNNNNNNNNNNNNNNNNNNNNNNNNNNNNNNNNNNNNNNNNNNNNNNNNNNNNNNNNNNNNNNNNNNNNNNNNNNNNNNNNNNNNNNNNNNNNNNNNNNNNNNNNNNNNNNNNNNNNNNNNNNNNNNNNNNNNNNNNNNNNNNNNNNNNNNNNNNNNNNNNNNNNNNNNNNNNNNNNNNNNNNNNNNNNNNNNNNNNNNNNNNNNNNNNNNNNNNNNNNNNNNNNNNNNNNNNNNNNNNNNNNNNNNNNNNNNNNNNNNNNNNNNNNNNNNNNNNNNNNNNNNNNNNNNNNNNNNNNNNNNNNNNNNNNNNNNNNNNNNNNNNNNNNNNNNNNNNNNNNNNNNNNNNNNNNNNNNNNNNNNNNNNNNNNNNNNNNNNNNNNNNNNNNNNNNNNNNNNNNNNNNNNNNNNNNNNNNNNNNNNNNNNNNNNNNNNNNNNNNNNNNNNNNNNNNNNNNNNNNNNNNNNNNNNNNNNNNNNNNNNNNNNNNNNNNNNNNNNNNNNNNNNNNNNNNNNNNNNNNNNNNNNNNNNNNNNNNNNNNNNNNNNNNNNNNNNNNNNNNNNNNNNNNNNNNNNNNNNNNNNNNNNNNNNNNNNNNNNNNNNNNNNNNNNNNNNNNNNNNNNNNNNNNNNNNNNNNNNNNNNNNNNNNNNNNNNNNNNNNNNNNNNNNNNNNNNNNNNNNNNNNNNNNNNNNNNNNNNNNNNNNNNNNNNNNNNNNNNNNNNNNNNNNNNNNNNNNNNNN contains the following coding sequences:
- the LOC131888242 gene encoding vacuolar ATPase assembly integral membrane protein VMA21 homolog, encoding MSEDSMLDLKGQTSHSWPAQEDPDPSVSFASFLSVLKYCGLIILAPIITFFGCKAGLGVWGLAPADHAGEGIAANVMSAVAAIVVLHLALGVFIYKAYFEGTPAKKRLGKQE
- the LOC131887891 gene encoding chromodomain Y-like protein 2, whose amino-acid sequence is MTGRGSVRRKSSPFATGRNRSKTDNTPTNSPVDLHQAIESARLTFKNDVDPAMKRHRGCKSTLSSPKMASPQNTKENKSNSAPPSPMKAVHSKSRPSTQSPRSPRSPATSGDKRQSLDPPSELALTNPKRFKAEPKVNSGRGNNVLTEMKVKGQMGSRKKNVYKDEVSKLHQDEGIYHLLHGLSGSRRKTQVKHFNASNPSVDTLIHAPPARKANGHQKFILPTRVPTPQPSTNKSKTSSKGDLIIQMPVKEGPHVTPELLLNPKNFEQLQKLPQRDYMDLWSGNQSHKLPSEALAAVNLELNISPTESGCSSASSDISSLSNLTAGAAMFSAGRGPVWSSPSNNNPRKIPKRARIGSRMLLCVSNITKQYREIVVRSYPTFAQIIFTPGTTGMQFSFNINVFEEIIDAMQILLDDPTCKAVVFSGLGDLFCQGVDLTLLAFDSIEKQKKSADIMSKGIKTFIKFIVSYPKLTVGAVNGVARGLGVTLLPYLDLVYASDKATFQLDSPNIGYIPEGFASETMKAPAFNEMILLGQMKTAEEAKALGLVTEVFWPDRLFEELVPRLENLEKLNYEGLKATKALQKKRLLRQVSPVMDEETKELQEIWSAPNFHRQIRNFLKTSDGIVFK